A stretch of DNA from Thermoflexus sp.:
CTGGTGATCGCCACCCAGCGCCCCAGCGTGGATGTGGTGACCGGATTGATCAAGGCCAACTTCCCGGCCCGCATCGCCTTCGCGGTGGCCTCCTCGGTGGACTCCCGGGTGATCCTGGACATGCCCGGGGCGGAGACCCTGCTGGGGCGCGGGGACATGCTCTTCCTCGCCCCGGATCAGGGCCAGCCCATCCGGGCTCAGGGTTGTTTTGTTTCCGATGAGGAGATCCGGCGCATCGTCACCTACTGGAAAGGCATCCGGGGTCTCCCCCGCCCGGCCCCGGGGCGCGAACGCCAGGGAACGCTCTCCGCGCCTCCTTCCGCTCGATGGCAGCGTGAAGAAGAGCCGGCATCCCGGGAACCGATCCGGGTCGGAGGACCGGCAGAGGAGGTTGAGGAGGAACCCGACGAGGTTCTGTTGCAGCGGGCGATTGAGGTCGTGCGTCTGCACCGACGGGCTTCGATCTCGCTGCTGCAGCGGAAGCTCCGCATCGGCTACAATCGGGCCGCCCGCCTGATCGATCTCATGGAGGCGCGAGGGCTGATCGGCCCCCCCGAAGAGGGGAGCCGGTGGCGAGGCCTGGAAAGGCTGGATTCCTCCCCGGGCTCCCCGCCGGATTGATAGATCATCCAGGCGAAGCTTTTGTAAGGTGCGGGAAAAACCGGGTGGGGCTTACGCAGTTCGGCTCCGGGCGGGAAGGCCGATGGCCGGGCGCTGAAAGCCCCGGGAGGAGGCCAGCGCTGTAACTCCGGAATCGGTTCCCCCGCAAGCCCTATTCCTGATCCAGCGACAGGCCATGATCGGATCTCTCCGGGCGGGAATTCAGCGTGGGATGTGGGGGGCGGGGGGGCTGGCGCTCTTCCTGTTCGCGTTGCTGCTGATGCGTGGGGGGGCCGCCCATCTGTCCCCGACCCTGGCGAAGGCAGGGAGGTTGCCCTCTCCATGGCATAGCCTGGGGCTGGGGTGGCTGATGGCCTGTCTGGTGCTCAGCGGTTCCCCGGTGGCGGCCGCCGCGGTCAGCCTCCAGGACGCCCAGGTCCTCTCCCCTGCAGCCACCCTCACCATGCTCACCGGATCCCGCCTGGGCGCTTCGTTTGTCCTATTTGTCATCGGGTTGAGCTACGCATGGCGCCGGGGACATCCATGGAACAGTCTGACCGCGGGATTTGTCACCTTCTGGGTGACCGCCACGACCTATTTTCCGGCCACGGCCCTGGGTCTCTTCCTGCTGCCGCATGTTCCGGTCTCCTGGATCGCCCGGTGGCGAGCTCCCGTCCTCCCTGCGCTTCTGGAACCCTTTCGGGCGCTCGTCGAGGCCGTGGAAGAGATCCTGCGCGGCGGGGCAAGCCGATGGCTCGGAAAACCTGCGCCCGAGAGCGTGATCGGGATCTCCCTGTTCCTCCTGGGCTTTTTCTTAATCGGCCTCGCGCTCCAGGTCCTCGATCGGGCCATCCCCCTTCCTCGTCTCACGAACCCGGAGGCGGATCCTCCCTCGGATTCCCCATGGCCGATCTTCGGCCTCGGGCTGGCGGTGACCGCCCTCACGATGTCGGTATCCGTCTCCATCGGATTGCTGGTGCCTTCCGTAACGCGAGGATGGATCCGTCGGGAGCAGCTGATCCCCTATGTGATGGGAGCCAACATCAGTACCTTCATCGATACGCTGCTGGCCGCGCTGGCCCTGGGGAATCCGGCTGCCGTCGGGGTGGTGCTCACCGAGATGATCAGCGTCACCGTGATCTCTGCCGCGATCCTGGTTGCGGGCTATCGGTGGTATCGAGGTCTGCTGATTCGGGTTTTCGAAATCATGATGGAGCGCCACGCCCTCGCGGCCTTCTTTCTGATCGCGTTCCTGTGCGTGCCGCTGATGCTGCTGTGGCGGGGATAACACCAGGGGAGGGCGCATCCCCCTGTCCGGCTTCTCAACCCCCGTTTGCCCCTCCTCGGCCTCTGGCTATAATGGCAGGCGGCGATGGGATCTGCCATCGCCGCCTGGATCGGTCAGGGATCATCGGGCCTCTCGGATGAGAGATCCAGCCGCCTAAGTCCTGAGGGGACTGCTTTCAGAAATCCTATGGAAAGATGATTCGGGGAGGGATCACTGGATGCGTGTCACAGAGCCCGGCTACGTGCCTCCTTCGGAGGATTACTGGATGGCCCTGATGACGCAGGGCGAGTTCGCGGCTTCCCCGGCGCCGGAGGCCGAGCCCGAGGAGATCTGGGAAGGTCTGGGGATGGGCCGCGGCCATCCGCTCCCCATGCCCAGCCTGTGGGATCTGGAGCGTGGGGAGCCGGACTGGCGACGGGCGCGGGCGTTGCTGGAATCGGGCCAGCCGCTCACCGTCACCGTGGTGGGCTATAACCGGGGCGGGTTGATCGTCCAGGCTGAGCGGTTGCCCAGAGGGTTCATCCCCGCCTCCCATCTCCTCCAGTTCCCGAACGCGCTGAATGGCCCCTCCCGGAAGTCCGCGCTGGCCCGGTATGTGGGTCAGACCCTTCAGGCCCGGGTCATCGAAGTGGATGAGGTGGGGGGTCGCTTTGTTCTCTCCGAGCGTCTGGCCCATCAGGATGAGACGCGCATTGAGGCGCTGCTTGCCGAACTGCGGCCTGGGGAGGTCCGCCGGGGAACGGTAACGAAGGTGGCCCCGTTTGGCGCGTTCATCGATCTGGGCGGCTTCGAGGGATTGCTGCACATCTCGGAGATGTCCTGGGGCCGGGTGACGGACCCCGGCACCGTTGTCCAGGTGGGCCAGGAGCTGGAAGTCCTGATCCTGGACGTCCTTCCGGAAGAGCGTCGGGTGCAGCTCTCCCTCAAGCGGCTGAAACCGGATCCGTGGGAGACGGTGGCCCAGCGCTATCAGGTGGGTCAGGTGGTGGAAGGGGTGGTGACCACGGTGACTCACTTTGGGGCCTTCGTCCGACTGGAGGAGGGGGTGGAAGGGCTATTGCATGTTTCCGAGATCGGAGACTCGGAGGCGAGCCATCCCCGCGAAATCGTGCGCGAGGGGCAGCCGATCCGGGTCCGCATTGTGAGCATCGATCCGGCAGCTCGGCGGATCGGGCTCAGCCGACGCGGACTCGGTTAACCGGGGCTTTGCCCTGGCTTGCCGCATACAGGTCGTCTCTCGCCGCTTCACGGGCCTGCGCCATCCCTGGATCATCTCCCGCGCTTCCCCATGGGCGATCGGTGGCTTGAGGAGCGATGAAACGGCGTGCTCGAACCGTTCATGCCCGCCCGGCTCGCAGCGAGTCTATCCGTGCCGGGCCCAGGAAGTCTCCTGTCACCTCCGGCCTCCCGGAGTGGATCCGACGTTTGGGTCCACCCCGGTGGTATGGCACGCCGGCTTTCGGGCGGCGGGAGCGCCAGGCGGCCGCCCTCGGGCTGATGGGCCTGGGGGTGTTTTCCGGTCTGGTGCTACTGGGCCTCAGCCCGGGTCGGTGGAGCGATGCATGGGCCGAGTTGCTGCGAAGCCTCTTCGGATGGGGGAGCCTGCTGGTCGCTGCCGGCTGGGCCGGGCTTGGGATATGGATGTTCTTGCGGACGATGGGTCGGGCCCCAGCGCTGAACGGCTGGCGTCTCCTGGCCTTCGAAGGAGCCCTGCTGGGGCTTTTCGGCCTGGCGCACGGGCTGGCCATGCTCGCCCGTGAAGGCCCCTGGGAGATCATCGAACGGGGGGAAGGCGGTGGGACCCTGGGCTGGCTGATCTGGACCGCGGCATCTGCCCCGCTGGGGCCAGGTGTGGGAGCGGCCCTGCTGATGCTGATCACGGGGGTGGGAGGCTGGCTCGCCCTGGCCCGCTGGGCTCCCCCCTCTCCGGCTCCAGAGGCCCCAGCGCCCGCTTCGGCCTCCGCTCCGCCGGCCCGCCCGCCGCAGCCTCCGAAGCCCGCCCGGCCGTCT
This window harbors:
- a CDS encoding DNA translocase FtsK — its product is LVIATQRPSVDVVTGLIKANFPARIAFAVASSVDSRVILDMPGAETLLGRGDMLFLAPDQGQPIRAQGCFVSDEEIRRIVTYWKGIRGLPRPAPGRERQGTLSAPPSARWQREEEPASREPIRVGGPAEEVEEEPDEVLLQRAIEVVRLHRRASISLLQRKLRIGYNRAARLIDLMEARGLIGPPEEGSRWRGLERLDSSPGSPPD
- a CDS encoding 30S ribosomal protein S1; translated protein: MRVTEPGYVPPSEDYWMALMTQGEFAASPAPEAEPEEIWEGLGMGRGHPLPMPSLWDLERGEPDWRRARALLESGQPLTVTVVGYNRGGLIVQAERLPRGFIPASHLLQFPNALNGPSRKSALARYVGQTLQARVIEVDEVGGRFVLSERLAHQDETRIEALLAELRPGEVRRGTVTKVAPFGAFIDLGGFEGLLHISEMSWGRVTDPGTVVQVGQELEVLILDVLPEERRVQLSLKRLKPDPWETVAQRYQVGQVVEGVVTTVTHFGAFVRLEEGVEGLLHVSEIGDSEASHPREIVREGQPIRVRIVSIDPAARRIGLSRRGLG